A segment of the Anguilla anguilla isolate fAngAng1 chromosome 6, fAngAng1.pri, whole genome shotgun sequence genome:
AGAATGTCACAAACAATTCAAAGTATATAATCAACAAGGAGCAATCCAGTCTCACAGTGAAGAACCTCGTTAGATCTGAAAGTGGTAAGTAGTTCAGatagccatccatccatctgagCTTGACTGAAACCTGACTGTTATCGTTCTGCAACACTCCTATTTTACTTAAGTCATGACAAAGCTTTTCAGCacagtgcttttttaaaatattgctgtAGCTTGAATGGCTTTATTTCACCAGAAAAGAGGTGAGTGGGGTGGGTTGCCAAGGGCTCGAAATTCTCtcaaaaaagccaaaaatacTGGTCATATATTCTGAAGTCATGGTCCGCAGTTTCCCACCTTACCACATTTCCTTTTCCCTTGCATGTCAAAAGTACccctttttccatttaaacatAACTTTAAGTGGCATACAcgtcaaccttttttttttcaagttttgaaatgattatatatttctttttttcccacaggaaTATATAAATGCTCTGTGAACACTGGCGTTGTGGAGTTCATCCGAAGCCAGGACATTACAGTGCTGCCTGCACCCACGGTGTTTGTGGAGAAGCAAGTAATCAACAGCCACTGCAATACAGCGGTCAAGTTGACGTGCTGTGGACAAGCACGCAACTTCCTTCTAGAGTGGATCGATAAACAAAGTGGTAAAACACTGAGCTCACAGGGTAATTCCCCCGTTATTATCCTAAACATACTGTTATTTCTTATGTAGGTCTGCTTCCAGGGCCTGCTCatgctgtgtttgttgttgctCCGGgtataaatttgattgatatcTTGAGTCGTTTGCACTGTTTAGTGTCGTAATTCCAATCAGAATATGTGTGGGATTACAGGGCTTTTTCTCCATTGAAATGTATCAGGCGTGCCACCTCAGCGTTTTTTCAAGCTACCTATAGGATAAATTGCCCAAAACCAGAGAGGTTATGTGATTATGGCAGCTATGCATctgaaatgaataatatttctgaaatgttttttccccctgcaggTTTCAGTGAAGATAACTGTACTACGATGGACAGGAGATGCCAAAACGTGGAAACCCGAGtgttcatttgcaaaatgacaTTCAGAAGCAAGGCTTTCACACAGGAAGCTACCTTGCGCTTTTTTGAAGACGGTCAGTGTTGATAGGTTTGACCTGAAGATTCAAAGTGTAGTTACTCTAAATTGTAAAATTATAGGTTTTTACTAATTTCCACTGTAAAATGTTGCATATAATTGCACCATGGCGACAACTTGTGATACGCCATATCAACATACTACATACTTTTCGTTTAAATGCGGGATTGACTCAAGAGCACATGGGCTCAGTTTATGACGTAGGAAAACACCAACCAGTTCATATGCTACACGACCCATGCGCTCATGCAATGGAATGCATTAAGCAGTTCCGGTACGactgtagggagagagagacctcacGTAAAAGCCGTGTAAAACTAATATATTGTTCAACATTTCCTCCAGGTGTGATATTTTCTTGTGACGACGGCGTGTACGGCCTTGGAAGAGAAAATGACATCGCTGTCGTGGGCTGCTCAAGGGGTGCAGAAGGCAGCAGGGCTGCACGATGTGAGAGGGGCAAATGGACGTTCGTGAACAACACCTGCCTCTTACCAGAAATTAAGGAGCTACAGTTTAAATCACTGGTAATATCCCGTTCCTTATAATAAGCTCACATCTAACCAAAGAACATGTTAATTGCTACACCGTGTTTATATGGgtcggcagtgtagtataatggctaaaaagttggttttgtaacctaaaggtcgcaggatcgattccccggtaggacactgccgttgtacccttgagcaaggtacttaacctgcattgctccagtatatatccagctgtatcattggatacaatgtaaggcgctctggataagagcgtctgctaaatgcctgtaatgtaatgtaatgtcatatgTGTGGTACTCCCTAATTGGTGAGAAGTCTATGTTACCCAATGACAAgagcagaaaagaaaatttgGTTCAACACTGCAAactgtttaaatgtgatttgAACACCTCAACAGTCAGATATAATTAAGGGGTGTGCAACAAGGAGTGATGTAGCTTTAACAAAAATCCAGAAATCCAGAACTGGTCACACTAATCCTGACTATGGTCAGGAGTCCAATGGTGCAAATTGACAGTAGTGAGAGTTTCAGTTAGCTGGATTTTCCCCTCTTAACTGCACAGTAGTGACCTCTCTGTTTGATCAGGGAACTGCAGTCTGCTTTTTCTATAGCTTTATACTGTACGATGTGCGGTCCTCCTGCAAAATGTCTGTGCAGATCTGCTGTCAAACTGCAGGCTGGAATGAAGAGGTTGCTGACTATATCAGCTTGAAATGATTCACACATCTGGgctgacatagctcaggaggtaagagcggttgactggcagtcggagggctgcCGGTTCGATCCACCACCCTGggagtgtcaaagtgtccctgagcaagacacctaacccttaattgctcccaatgagttgattggtaccttgcatggcagtcTTTCATcattggtgtgtgaatgggtgaatgagaggcatcaattgtaaagcattttggataaaagtgctatataaatgcagtccatttaccatttacacgcTAGCCTGCACACAGATATTATTAACTTCACTATGGCTAATGGAACATCAAGGACCACGATGGAAATATGTCCAGGACTTTTTTGTGTTACccttgacaatttcttcacatgcaagtcttttgatacatgtgttttaattttgtcaaataaactaaactaaactgaaGACTAACGAGAAGGTAGACTCCATGTCCCTCCATTCCCCTTCTTTTTCTAAACCACAGGGGGTTCTGTTTAATACCAGCAGTTGCGCAAACATCAGTTGAATCGATGTTTATCATGCGCACCCACCCGCTTAAAAAATTTTCCTAAGATGCATCACAGTGTTTGAATGGTTCAATGTCAACGGATATGGTGGCAAATCAGCGACAAAAACTCACGAGGACAAAAACGAGACCTTGCACAAGGGTGAGCAAAGTGTACTTGTGCACCCGAGCGTTCTCAGTAAACTCGCACACACGAGTGAATGATTTCATTGGTTCATTGGTCTGAACCAATTAAAACTCGCCTGAGTACATGTCACTCGCACAGAGGGAATAGTCACACTTGGGAGTACATTTTGCTGGCGTGgagagaatacacacacacaaaggtctCATTTTTTTCCTAGCGGAATTTCTTGTTGACTTGCCACCGTAGACGGAAACGAGAACCGGAAACTTCAGAGTTACAAATTAAGAACGGCCCCAACTGGGTAACCTAATGTTATGGTACATGCATCTGTACCCTCTCAAATTGACAGAAGATGATGTAACTGTAGGACAGCTGTGACTGGAACCATCCTATTCCAGGAATAAAGACAAAAcgaaaaaacaaatttaaactcAGGGAGCTAGGGAGGGGAAAAATGTACTCGTGCAAAGAAGAGGGACAGAAGTACTCCAGGAACTGAGAGCAGGGGCACCATAAGGGGTTGAAAGTTAGGACAATTACAAGCTTAGAAAGAATGAGAACATAGGATTTTCTTGGGGTTTCATGGGGTTCAGAATCCCAACTGGAATCCCTGACTGGgagtgaaaagaaaacagaatggaAACACACAAGGTCAAACTCAAGCCTCTGGTCAAACGAGTCGTCGCTGCCAAGCATTCGCCATTGCTTTGTTAAATACAAAGACCACACGTAATTGGTGGTActttttcttgttgttgtcATTATAACATGAAATAACATCGTAATGCTGTATCGATGAATGGACATATGACCGTATCCTGACCACGATTGAGGTAATTATAGCGAAAGCATGTCCCAGTTGGGGTACAATAATATTCCTGCACCTACTGTTGCATGCATGTCTTCGAAAAACAACAAACTTCACATCAGCAGAAACTGTTTGGCTTGTCCCCCAGAGGTGTATATTTCTGTGAAAGCCCCTTTACCAATTAATCAGTTGTGAGTGATGCTACTATTCCCAGTAAAAAAAAGGGTGTGGCACTATCAGACTGTGGATCGTTGCTTGTTCCCTCTTCTGGTCTTAGGGTTGAACTTCATGCATATCCTTAACGCATGTAAAACGTGTGTGCTTTTTTAAGAGGATGTGGCTGATCTGAGGCTTAACATCAGTTGGGCtataaatttcaaatttaatattgccatttattttcttttaatgtgcAGGTTTTGGATCAAGAAGGCGTTGATGCTTTTGTACAGGAACTCCGAAACATCACCAGTTTGTCAAAAGATGAAGTAGCCATTTCAACTGCGAATATTTTAACCGTTGTGAACATACTGAACaatgttattaatgttataaatggaaatgatgtCAGCAGTACTGTGGTTGAGGTATGAAATGttggctgtttattttcctAACTGACATGTTTATGCACACTATATGACTATAATCCAGCAGTTTCTTGTTTTAAGGAAAAAGATTCTTCTTGTAAGGATACTTAGCGGGAAATATTTTCGCTGTGGTAGCAAGTGGTTAAATGATGTTAAATAATGTAAACTGTTAACTATTGTCAGATGGTACATACAAAATATTATAAGCCAGCGAATTATCATGTGTATGCAAggttgaagaaaaataactaagATCCTGAATCCAActcctttttttccttgtttccttttttaattttcagaattttctgcAAACTGTGGATATTTTAGTTTCAACAGAAACCGAAGGAACCTGGGGCTTACTAAATGAAGGCAACTCCACCAACAGGACTGGCTCAGATTTACTGAATTCAGTAGAGGAAATCGCGAAGGTCATCAGAAACACTTCCGTCAGCATTACGACATCCACAATGcagttaaacaaaacaatattttttgacGAATTCAACATATCCTTTTTAAATTCAACTGATGAGATAATCGTGTTCGGATCGATGCCTAGCTTCCAAACTGAAATTACTACTGTACACTTTCGCACCCTGGACATAGTTTTACCGCCACGGAACCTCACCAGTTCGAATAACACGATTAACAGTGCCGTCTTATTAGCCTACACTAACAGCACGATTACTAACATCACTCTGACGTTCCAAATAAGAAACACAACACTGGGCAATCCACAGTGTGTCTTCTGGAACTTCACAGAAACAGCCTGGGACTCATCGGGGTGCGAGGTTAAAAATGTCGGGAACGAGAACATAACGTGCGTCTGTAACCACCTGACCTCCTTCTCCATATTGATGTCACCTTTCATCCCCGAAGCAATCAGACTCCTTTTGGATTTCATCACCTACATTGGAGTGGGCATATCAATGGGCAGCCTGGTCCTGTGCCTCATCATTGAAGCCATCGTTTGGACCGCCGTCACCAGAAACAACATATCGTACATGCGGCACGTCACCATCGTCAACATCGCTGTGTCCCTGCTGATCGCAAACATATGGTTCATCATCGGGGCGGCCATATCGGATATTGATGAGAAGACGCCAGTCGGACCCTGCAGTGCTGCAACTTTTTTCATCCACTTCTTTTACCTGGCCTTGTTCTTTTGGATGTTGATTTCAGGTGTCCTGCTTTTTTACCACATGGTCATGGTCTTCTCTCACATGTCCAAGAGGGTGATGATGGCCATCAGCTTCACGGTAGGCTATGGCGCCCCCCTAATCATTGCCGTCGTCACGGTGGCAGTCACAGCTCCACAGAACGGATACTTTCGGCAAGATGATGCTTGCTGGCTCAACTGGTTTCAGACAAAGGCTCTCCTTGCTTTTGTGATTCCTGCCCTGGCCATAGTGGCCATAAATTTCATCATCCTGATTGTGGTACTGTATAAATTGATAAGGAGGGGAGTTGGAGAGAACCAGACAGACGAGAGAAACGCTTTGGTGGTCATCGCAAGGTGTGTCGCTGTCCTCACCCCTTTCTTTGGGCTCACGTGGGGATTCGGAATAGGAGTCATGGTCGCACCAGAAAGTGTTGGCCTCCACATTGTGTTCGCCGTTCTCAATTCATTACAGGTACTCGTAAATGTTTATGCGTTCCGGTTTTATGCAAGTGTTTTTACATTACACCTAGTTTATTTGGCGAGCTTGCATATAATAAAATGACCAAGGCAACATTTTGCTGAGTATTTAATGGAATTATTGCTTTTCAGTACATGTGTATAGGATATGCACTGATAACGTCTCACGCAATTATTTAGTCTGCTAACACAGATGCTAAAAATTAACCCAATGCTTTCTGTTTCTTGTGAAGGGTTTCTTTGTCTTAGTGTTTGGAACACTGTTAGACAGCAGGGTAAGTCCTGAAGTTTTAGTATTGTTTATATACGTGAATTTATTACTGGAAACAAttagcagttaaaaaaaaaaaaaaatgtgtacagaAACTTCCACATTTCCTGGAGTAATTGCCTGTTCTTTTCCTGCAGATACGAGCAGCATTAGCAGGGAGGttttcattcatacacacaAGCTCCAACCGCACAAGGGTAAGTGCAGGCGACTGTGTGTTTCAATCCACTTCCTGCAAGGTACTGCTCTGGAACCATTctcttaaaggcatactatgcaggatttttaccttaaatattataaaataagcTCAGTGGCTACAGAGTATGTGGTATGGGATCAGGTTTTAGCTTTTGCATCTGTAGCCAGCTAGCAACTGCAATGGCGGAGGTGAAGAAGCACAAGGACGACTGCAAAGCAAAGTGAAACGACATTGAAACACGTCCCACAGAGCTTGTTCTAAAACCAACCTGAATTGCCTTCCCTCGATGTGCTACAGAGCTATCGAAGAATGGagatatgaaaattaaaaatgtataaaaataggatataaaatattaaaacgggggtgagtgggtggggttgaggaggaggagacatCTTTGTtcgtaaacacaggaccactgcaaggctaaaaatcctgcatagtatgcctttaaacacGAATATTTCTTTTATAGAGCACAAGTGGAGGTCCCTCTTCTTCAAGTGGATTGGGTCTGTTTCGAAGACGGCGCAGAAGAGGTAAGTGGACTTGACTGAGCACAACCTATAAAGCACATACAAGTCTGAGATACAAGTCTGAGAGTTTTCTGTacattatttgaaaaacattatGGTTGGTGTCTGTAGGTCTTAAATGTTTGTACATATTCCTTCAAAACTAGTTTCCATTTAAATCAAGGAAATTTAGACTTGCGGCACAATCATAAGAGTGTCATATAAGACCCCATTTAACTTTACAATTCACAGCAacataccaaaaataatttgatttttttttcagatacaTACCATGTCTCAGAAGTCGCATCATCAAGCCAGTCAACCGCTGCTTCAGAATCTTTCCTCAATACTTAATGCTGTTCAGCATGGCTGTCTATGttgttatataataatataccCATCAAGATCATGGATGTACAAATGGCTAAATGTCAATGCATTTTATTAGTTTAAAAAGCGCAGCCTTTTTTATGGATATACTTCTTCACGTTCTTCTCATTTTGTAAACATTATCTTGTCCTTCAGTTTTTGTACTACCGatacaaaatacataattgTTGAATAATAGCACTATATGTGCTATTCAAAACTTTCATGATAATAATCacagtaattattatttatcaaaaatgaaatattaccactgaaaatgaattgtgCACTTCAATTTCACTTTAATTACCCCAACACGTCTTTGCTGCTTGACCATTTCACTTGCCAATCAGGATGATTTAGTACATGTGATGATACTTGCGCCAATAGAGACATGGaaaaaacaaggacacacaGTGTCATTGATGCAAAGCATCCTTTAAGCTACTCGAGTGCTGATAGCCAGGTCCGTGAGGTGCTTCACatcgagaaaaaaaacaaacatttttttttaactatcaATCCCTTTTCCAGTTGATTCTAATCCCAGTGCAGTCTAGTAGTAAATCAAAGTTCCTCTCttaattttttcaaatgacATTTGAGCATGTTCTGTGAATGTAAGGTGATTTGCACACCTTACATTCTTTTTTACATGAAATCCATGTAACTGCTGTATGTTTAAAAGCATATTTGAACCAATTCAGGTAAAGTATTtaaatcaaacctacaaccttggTGTTCCCCAGTTCACCAACCCTGCCACCCATGATATTAATCTAATAAAATTCATATCAGCTCCTGCACCTTTCAGAACACTTAATACCTAATACCTAATTCTTCCTGCTAAATTGcttttgtgttgctgttgttttataGTCCATTTTGTACCCTGTTTCTCTTCATGTGACGTGCAGTGATCTCCATGGGGGGCTATGCGTAaaaggtgctgtaatttatacatggtgaaaccaaaatatgtaaaaatatcctttaataaaagctgagaatctgtactttaaccacattaaCTGTTATTTTGCAAATCCAAAATACAGTGCAAAACCACATCAATTAACCAGAAAATCAATTGCGACTTATGATTTCACAATTGTTATGAATGTAGGATGCAGAAATCGATGCTATAGCCTAATTCTGGTCAAGGTAGTAATAGCAAGTAAAGAAGTGCAGCCTTTCTAGTATTATGCCAACAGAAGAGACACTACTCTGCAAGACAAAAGTAGGCCTAAGAAACGTGTTTTGAATGGCACGTGATGCACTAACAACTAGAAGAAATAATATTCAAACGGCGTTACAGTTGTGAAATaatactttgaatggtacttgctcaatcgaacggtaaatgttaaaaacattcgattatagtcagcggcaccacaattttctgtcacaccctcaataaacagcaaaactcccagtagaagattgaattaaaccttttaaaatttctgaaacgttatcaattccgcttggccacagtgagtgaaactaggcgatctgaatgtatagtttctatgtaaattacgtcaaaaTGATTCAGGCTTTTTGTTTGCtgcctaaacttcacagcacacttgtagcaggACGGTGTTTCCAgccagatttctttacggggcgtggaaaggggagtagTTACTGTACATGTGACGCACCAAGTCGAGACTGTACGTGTGACGCaacattctcaaccggttgaaaataggacgataaatttaaaacgcatatttctccaaaaataaagaatggacatatttaatactttactcatcgtgtttcttcaatgcctcttgtgcaaatagcacataaaaccgagaaagtgtgaaaaccaccatgttactccttgaTCCCAAAACCTGATGGCGTCACTCTAGCTAATCCAGTGAAACTCTCACTCACCATCTCTCAGAaggagtgtgcttgtgtgtgtgcgtgcatgcgtgtgagtgtgtgtgtgagttcgtGTCTAGAGCACTCTAGACAACTGGTGCTGATTGGCCAAATTCGGGGGAGGAAAAACGCATTATTTGAGCGTTGCtaaatatggtatttgtatttggcGCCATCCCCAAGTTCTAGATACAGCCACATTGTTTACTTCTTTCAGCTATGTTTGTTAGCCTAGAGACAAGGCAGGTTTTCACATACCCATTTTGACACTTTCATAGCCAGTCACAAGAAGATCATTTGAATGACAATGGCACTGAGGAAAACTGCCAAATACCAACACATGACTCACATGTGGCACAACACCTACTGTAAgagatttaacatttaacatgaTAATGTTGAAAGTCACCGGGAATGATACTGTCAAGTATTGTTAACATCAGGAACAAAACATAATAGAACCCTTGCTTTCAATGCCGTCATTCCCCATATTCTAGATTtgattaaccctttaagatgtaagatcacaaatatgtgatcagaatgttcttaattgaacattATAGAGCTGATGCAATTGAAAGCATTGGAGATCTAGGacactgacttaaaataaaaaaaatttaaaaaaacattccaaaaaacctgctctcaAAGGGTTAAGGAAGAGTACAGACTTCTATaagtaaaattaataaaagaaacaaattataGTCAACACGCTGAAATTATCATCATATATGATCATAGGATGAATAAGCTTTTCCATTTTATGCAtctatgtttgtttgtttaccttTGTCTTCATCATATTCTGGATCACGAATAGTAAAGCATATAgagtttatttaataattaaataaaatctaaaaaataaacctgTCTTGCCAGACGTTCCTCCCACTGTGTTACGGGAAGGTTTATGTTCACATGTTTCCCATAGTTCACAATGTAGGCGTGTCCTCCACTAGTCTGCCCTAGATGCTTGTTTCAAATGTCGGCATTGACTGTTCACTGAAAAATGAGTCCTTCAGAAGGGAGGATCGGCAGATTCGCGGTAAGATTTAGTGGTTTAATAAGttctttcagcttttttttactAAACCCTAAACAGGACCCTCATTTGGGGAGTGGTCGTCTGAGCGAACTGACAGAAATACCTCTTCTTTTATGTGTAAACATTGTCAGAAATTCTTTACGTGGCCTGTTTtctttacatgtttttttctctccattgcTTACAAT
Coding sequences within it:
- the LOC118230343 gene encoding adhesion G protein-coupled receptor F5-like isoform X7; translation: MAILKTVFSLTLLLVIGNIFGTEGLDSHDNLSQVTHTDVYVPLDHLRLKRETLRGFEDYIIEIELSVSSISVVEELKTVLNSVGFPLRIEGAVNITDVNISTVCSPVDSGFQCKCEEEFSWSLESCRKYSNCSAITANTCGCINAIPPNGPFCELNPAPQLTPVEYIIEIEVNVSDIAVVNQLKSLLDSINFPFQLDHMIEITAVNLTTVCSKCGCVNAITPDGTFCPPVTTPSPTLPTNTTPSLNVSTTQEPNTTASFNESTTQESNTTSSFNESTTQEPNTTSSSNVSTTQQPNTTSLSNVSTTQQPNTTSSSNVSTTQQPNTTTSSNVSTTREPKKPEPNTPSATLAVTSGMLTTATAKTAKFGLQMSFRIVDRTFDDSLSDTSSQEYMKLEIIVRNAIDKNYMKTVEEYIGVSDIRFSNGSVITKYTVRTNKVSSSDIEKANQAIVETLQHQSYNVDPKSFTAALIEDTFAGLPPVFAGDDMSLRCDPQVDTLGNPVTWRVKGQNVTNNSKYIINKEQSSLTVKNLVRSESGIYKCSVNTGVVEFIRSQDITVLPAPTVFVEKQVINSHCNTAVKLTCCGQARNFLLEWIDKQSGKTLSSQGFSEDNCTTMDRRCQNVETRVFICKMTFRSKAFTQEATLRFFEDGVIFSCDDGVYGLGRENDIAVVGCSRGAEGSRAARCERGKWTFVNNTCLLPEIKELQFKSLVLDQEGVDAFVQELRNITSLSKDEVAISTANILTVVNILNNVINVINGNDVSSTVVENFLQTVDILVSTETEGTWGLLNEGNSTNRTGSDLLNSVEEIAKVIRNTSVSITTSTMQLNKTIFFDEFNISFLNSTDEIIVFGSMPSFQTEITTVHFRTLDIVLPPRNLTSSNNTINSAVLLAYTNSTITNITLTFQIRNTTLGNPQCVFWNFTETAWDSSGCEVKNVGNENITCVCNHLTSFSILMSPFIPEAIRLLLDFITYIGVGISMGSLVLCLIIEAIVWTAVTRNNISYMRHVTIVNIAVSLLIANIWFIIGAAISDIDEKTPVGPCSAATFFIHFFYLALFFWMLISGVLLFYHMVMVFSHMSKRVMMAISFTVGYGAPLIIAVVTVAVTAPQNGYFRQDDACWLNWFQTKALLAFVIPALAIVAINFIILIVVLYKLIRRGVGENQTDERNALVVIARCVAVLTPFFGLTWGFGIGVMVAPESVGLHIVFAVLNSLQGFFVLVFGTLLDSRIRAALAGRFSFIHTSSNRTRSTSGGPSSSSGLGLFRRRRRRDTYHVSEVASSSQSTAASESFLNT
- the LOC118230343 gene encoding adhesion G protein-coupled receptor F5-like isoform X9, with the protein product MAILKTVFSLTLLLVIGNIFGTEGLDSHDNLSQVTHTDVYVPLDHLRLKRETLRGFEDYIIEIELSVSSISVVEELKTVLNSVGFPLRIEGAVNITDVNISTVCSPVDSGFQCKCEEEFSWSLESCRKYSNCSAITANTCGCINAIPPNGPFCELNPAPQLTPVEYIIEIEVNVSDIAVVNQLKSLLDSINFPFQLDHMIEITAVNLTTVCSKCGCVNAITPDGTFCPPVTTPSPTLPTNTTPSLNVSTTQEPNTTSSSNVSTTQQPNTTSLSNVSTTQQPNTTSLSNVSTRQEPNTTSSSNVSTTQQPNTTTSSNVSTTREPKKPEPNTPSATLAVTSGMLTTATAKTAKFGLQMSFRIVDRTFDDSLSDTSSQEYMKLEIIVRNAIDKNYMKTVEEYIGVSDIRFSNGSVITKYTVRTNKVSSSDIEKANQAIVETLQHQSYNVDPKSFTAALIEDTFAGLPPVFAGDDMSLRCDPQVDTLGNPVTWRVKGQNVTNNSKYIINKEQSSLTVKNLVRSESGIYKCSVNTGVVEFIRSQDITVLPAPTVFVEKQVINSHCNTAVKLTCCGQARNFLLEWIDKQSGKTLSSQGFSEDNCTTMDRRCQNVETRVFICKMTFRSKAFTQEATLRFFEDGVIFSCDDGVYGLGRENDIAVVGCSRGAEGSRAARCERGKWTFVNNTCLLPEIKELQFKSLVLDQEGVDAFVQELRNITSLSKDEVAISTANILTVVNILNNVINVINGNDVSSTVVENFLQTVDILVSTETEGTWGLLNEGNSTNRTGSDLLNSVEEIAKVIRNTSVSITTSTMQLNKTIFFDEFNISFLNSTDEIIVFGSMPSFQTEITTVHFRTLDIVLPPRNLTSSNNTINSAVLLAYTNSTITNITLTFQIRNTTLGNPQCVFWNFTETAWDSSGCEVKNVGNENITCVCNHLTSFSILMSPFIPEAIRLLLDFITYIGVGISMGSLVLCLIIEAIVWTAVTRNNISYMRHVTIVNIAVSLLIANIWFIIGAAISDIDEKTPVGPCSAATFFIHFFYLALFFWMLISGVLLFYHMVMVFSHMSKRVMMAISFTVGYGAPLIIAVVTVAVTAPQNGYFRQDDACWLNWFQTKALLAFVIPALAIVAINFIILIVVLYKLIRRGVGENQTDERNALVVIARCVAVLTPFFGLTWGFGIGVMVAPESVGLHIVFAVLNSLQGFFVLVFGTLLDSRIRAALAGRFSFIHTSSNRTRSTSGGPSSSSGLGLFRRRRRRDTYHVSEVASSSQSTAASESFLNT